A region of bacterium DNA encodes the following proteins:
- a CDS encoding L-alanine-DL-glutamate epimerase — translation MNNREQCNGFSRRRFIQQSGALAGLCIPRLSYGQNARDVNTTKDTSMHITVKNTDSNFEREPLIRPFGFKGGYMTEIWQTAALLEEESGLRKIGLCSQSVLWSDAAIFASHSESGGNALMYAMTEHALRTARGMTFTTPIDLLDMVLGDVYEYGKAVTGNPDLRKTFALNALVGFDNAAWLVYAEKNGIGTFDDMIPPMYRSALSHHHKELASIPLMAYAVPVEEIRDAAGQGYFFMKIKIGQPGTQEEMLEKDKSRMTEIHKAIGNIETPYTKNGKLPYYFDANGRYARKETLLRLLDHARKIGAFDHIAIIEEPFPEEYEESVGDLGVRIAADESAHTDADAVKRIQMGYGAIALKAIAKTLSMTLKIAKVAHENGIPCFCADLTVNPILVDWNKNVAARLAPFPGLGLGLVETNGHQNYRNWEKMKGYHPCNGAPWTETRRGVFMLDKDFYEKSGGIFLPSGHYEDMFRYKG, via the coding sequence ATGAATAACAGGGAACAGTGCAATGGCTTTAGCCGCCGTCGGTTCATACAACAATCCGGGGCACTGGCAGGTTTATGCATTCCGCGTCTGTCGTATGGTCAGAACGCCAGGGATGTGAATACAACAAAGGATACCTCCATGCACATAACAGTGAAAAACACCGACTCCAATTTCGAGCGTGAGCCGCTGATCAGGCCGTTCGGATTCAAAGGCGGCTATATGACCGAGATATGGCAGACCGCTGCTCTTCTTGAAGAAGAGTCCGGTTTACGGAAAATCGGTCTGTGCAGCCAGAGTGTGTTGTGGTCGGACGCCGCGATATTCGCATCGCACTCCGAAAGCGGCGGTAATGCGCTCATGTATGCCATGACCGAACACGCCTTGCGGACAGCCAGAGGTATGACATTCACCACACCCATCGATCTTCTGGATATGGTTCTCGGGGATGTCTATGAGTACGGTAAAGCGGTGACAGGGAACCCGGATTTACGGAAGACCTTTGCCCTCAATGCTCTCGTCGGTTTCGACAATGCTGCGTGGCTGGTGTATGCTGAAAAGAACGGTATCGGTACCTTCGACGACATGATACCTCCGATGTATCGATCCGCGCTGTCGCACCATCATAAAGAACTCGCCAGTATCCCCCTCATGGCGTACGCTGTCCCGGTTGAAGAAATCCGTGATGCCGCCGGGCAGGGATATTTCTTTATGAAGATAAAGATAGGCCAGCCGGGTACTCAGGAAGAGATGCTCGAAAAGGATAAATCCCGGATGACGGAAATCCATAAAGCCATCGGCAATATTGAAACGCCGTATACGAAAAACGGCAAACTTCCGTATTATTTCGATGCAAACGGCAGATATGCCCGAAAGGAAACTCTCCTGCGGCTCCTCGATCATGCCCGCAAAATCGGGGCCTTCGATCACATTGCAATTATCGAAGAACCGTTCCCCGAGGAATATGAAGAGAGTGTCGGCGATCTTGGTGTCCGTATTGCCGCCGATGAAAGCGCGCACACCGATGCCGATGCTGTTAAAAGAATACAGATGGGGTACGGGGCTATTGCGCTGAAAGCGATTGCCAAGACCCTGAGCATGACTTTGAAAATTGCGAAAGTGGCCCATGAGAATGGAATTCCCTGTTTCTGCGCCGACCTGACCGTAAATCCCATTCTCGTTGACTGGAATAAAAATGTTGCGGCACGGCTGGCGCCGTTTCCCGGTCTGGGACTCGGGCTCGTTGAAACGAACGGCCACCAGAATTACCGGAACTGGGAAAAAATGAAAGGATATCATCCCTGCAATGGTGCGCCATGGACCGAAACTCGCA